The Niastella koreensis GR20-10 genome includes a window with the following:
- a CDS encoding universal stress protein — protein MKTLVVPTDFSSVSVNALNYAVDMAQAINAGLVLLHVYNVPVSFTEAPVAPVSSVSLEEVKRSSVERLEELKKNLVIQTAGKIQIYSESRLGEPIEELEAICKSLDPMAVIMGSHGATGFERLIMGSTTLSAIKHLKCPVIVIPPGTTYNGIRRIGLACDFKNVVQSTPVEYIKNLVKEFGADLYVLNVQDKKVEDEGEEPPTMDAVYLDAMLEEVRPNYVQLTGKNVVDSISSFAENNNLDLVMVIPKKHRFIDSLFHKSQSKELITHAHIPIVSIHE, from the coding sequence ATGAAAACACTGGTAGTTCCTACGGATTTCTCGTCTGTTTCGGTCAATGCACTCAATTATGCCGTTGACATGGCGCAGGCAATAAATGCCGGTTTAGTGCTACTGCACGTGTACAATGTACCGGTATCCTTTACTGAAGCGCCTGTTGCCCCTGTATCTTCTGTTTCGCTTGAGGAAGTGAAACGATCAAGTGTAGAGCGGCTCGAAGAATTGAAGAAAAACCTGGTGATACAAACTGCAGGTAAAATACAGATCTATAGCGAATCGCGCCTGGGCGAACCCATTGAGGAGTTAGAAGCCATTTGTAAATCGCTCGACCCTATGGCGGTAATTATGGGCAGCCATGGCGCTACGGGTTTTGAACGACTGATTATGGGCAGCACTACGCTGAGTGCCATTAAACATTTAAAATGCCCGGTTATTGTAATTCCACCCGGCACAACTTACAATGGCATCAGAAGAATTGGCCTGGCGTGTGATTTTAAAAATGTAGTACAGTCAACTCCGGTAGAGTATATTAAAAACCTGGTAAAGGAATTCGGCGCCGATTTGTATGTGCTGAACGTGCAGGATAAAAAGGTGGAAGACGAAGGTGAAGAACCGCCAACCATGGATGCTGTTTACCTGGATGCGATGCTGGAAGAGGTTCGGCCTAATTATGTACAGCTAACCGGTAAAAATGTAGTGGACAGCATTTCCAGTTTTGCCGAAAACAATAATCTGGACCTGGTGATGGTGATCCCGAAAAAACACCGGTTTATCGACAGCCTGTTTCACAAGAGTCAGAGTAAAGAGCTAATAACCCATGCACATATACCGATTGTTTCTATCCATGAATAG
- a CDS encoding ExbD/TolR family protein codes for MAEINTPSVAGGKAGARRSKKLSTKVDLTPMVDLGFLLITFFIFTTTMSESKAMKLIMPDDSTPGTEMDLAQSNALTVIPLADNKVFYYHGQLDNALKTNTWGVTNYSESDGLGKIVRIKQAALDKIKPGNRKELMLMIKPSPESNYENVVNALDEALINDVKRYAIVDITPEEKEVAAAKALAIH; via the coding sequence ATGGCTGAAATTAATACCCCCAGTGTAGCCGGTGGCAAAGCCGGTGCACGCAGAAGCAAAAAATTAAGTACTAAAGTTGATTTAACCCCCATGGTTGATCTCGGCTTCCTGCTCATCACCTTTTTCATTTTTACTACCACCATGTCAGAATCAAAGGCCATGAAACTGATTATGCCAGACGATTCAACCCCAGGTACAGAAATGGATCTTGCTCAAAGCAATGCGTTAACAGTTATTCCTCTTGCTGATAATAAGGTGTTTTATTATCACGGGCAGCTCGACAATGCATTAAAAACAAATACCTGGGGCGTTACCAATTATTCAGAAAGCGACGGCCTGGGAAAAATTGTAAGGATCAAACAGGCGGCGCTCGATAAAATAAAACCCGGTAACAGAAAAGAATTGATGTTAATGATAAAACCATCGCCTGAGTCGAATTACGAAAACGTGGTAAATGCCTTGGATGAAGCGCTGATAAATGACGTAAAGCGGTATGCCATTGTTGATATTACCCCTGAAGAAAAAGAGGTAGCAGCTGCCAAAGCCTTAGCCATACATTGA
- a CDS encoding isopenicillin N synthase family dioxygenase: MAIPVVNLADFLSGDPQLKQAFVNQLGKAYEDVGFVAVKNHGIPDELIADLYKYVQQFFALPRDAKEKYEIPGLAGQRGYTSFGKEHAKGSEAPDLKEFYQFGQTVEDNDPIKSEYPDNVQVNDLGAFNTTFTKAYRAFEKSGRALLQAIAIYLGLDEHYFDEHIHNGNSILRAIHYPPITQEPKSAIRAEQHEDINLITLLVGASADGLQILTKQNEWVPVTSLPEQIVVNVGDMLQRLTNNKLKSTTHRVVNPPREMWNTSRYSIPFFLHPKGEMSLACLASCIDAGHPKAYPDATAGEYLDERLREIGLKK; the protein is encoded by the coding sequence ATGGCAATACCGGTAGTAAATCTCGCCGATTTTTTATCAGGCGACCCCCAACTGAAGCAGGCATTCGTAAATCAACTGGGTAAAGCATACGAAGACGTTGGCTTTGTAGCTGTGAAGAATCATGGCATTCCCGATGAACTGATAGCCGATCTGTACAAATACGTACAACAGTTTTTTGCATTGCCGCGCGATGCAAAAGAGAAATACGAAATACCGGGGTTGGCGGGTCAGCGGGGCTATACTTCTTTCGGTAAAGAACATGCAAAAGGCAGTGAGGCGCCGGATTTGAAAGAGTTCTATCAGTTTGGGCAAACTGTTGAAGACAACGACCCCATAAAAAGCGAATATCCCGATAATGTGCAGGTAAATGATTTGGGTGCTTTTAATACCACTTTTACCAAAGCCTACCGGGCGTTTGAAAAATCGGGCCGGGCATTGTTACAGGCCATTGCCATCTACCTGGGTTTAGATGAACATTATTTCGATGAACATATCCACAACGGGAATTCCATTTTGCGGGCCATTCACTATCCGCCAATAACGCAGGAACCGAAATCAGCAATTAGGGCCGAACAGCATGAGGATATTAACCTGATTACCCTGTTAGTAGGCGCTTCGGCAGATGGGTTGCAAATCTTAACAAAGCAAAATGAATGGGTGCCTGTTACCTCGTTACCCGAACAAATTGTGGTGAATGTAGGCGATATGTTACAACGCCTTACCAATAACAAACTGAAATCTACTACGCACCGTGTCGTAAATCCACCAAGGGAAATGTGGAATACTTCGAGATATTCGATCCCGTTCTTCCTGCATCCTAAAGGAGAAATGAGTTTGGCCTGCCTGGCAAGCTGCATAGACGCCGGTCACCCAAAGGCCTATCCCGATGCGACAGCCGGAGAATACCTGGATGAACGGTTACGAGAAATCGGACTTAAAAAATAA
- a CDS encoding penicillin-binding protein activator LpoB, which yields MKNIYLAVMALVVAGTSISCSHKVTRIDPKEQVDLSGRWNNTDSRLVAEQMIDQVLHERWVGDHQEAHGGQKPVVIVGFVTNKSHEHIEAETFVTDVEQSFIRSGRVRLVQGGKKRDELRAEKADQQTNASASSMKKFGLEQGADYILQGEINSIVDSQKRRKVVYYQINLELTNIQSNEVVWLGDKKIAKYVKN from the coding sequence ATGAAAAACATTTATCTGGCCGTTATGGCCCTGGTTGTAGCTGGTACAAGTATCTCCTGTTCGCATAAAGTAACCCGTATTGATCCAAAGGAACAGGTTGACCTGAGTGGCCGCTGGAATAATACCGACTCCCGCCTGGTGGCAGAACAAATGATTGACCAGGTGTTGCATGAAAGATGGGTAGGCGATCACCAGGAAGCACACGGTGGACAAAAACCCGTGGTGATCGTTGGCTTTGTTACCAATAAAAGCCATGAGCACATTGAAGCCGAAACTTTTGTTACAGATGTAGAACAATCCTTTATAAGATCCGGAAGAGTGCGCCTGGTACAGGGTGGTAAAAAAAGAGATGAGCTGCGTGCTGAAAAAGCCGATCAGCAAACAAACGCTTCTGCCTCCAGCATGAAAAAGTTTGGGTTGGAACAGGGCGCCGACTATATTCTGCAAGGCGAAATTAACTCCATTGTTGATTCTCAAAAACGCAGAAAAGTGGTGTACTACCAGATCAACCTGGAGTTAACCAATATCCAAAGCAATGAAGTGGTATGGTTAGGTGACAAGAAGATTGCCAAATACGTGAAAAACTAA
- a CDS encoding COG3014 family protein — protein MALPLKHTIRALGLACPMLLLFSCATYNNRIGSYYDQVVNNQFDKAYLSIDHNKLLQRRRNRLLYLFEKGKMAHLLKQYDSSNVYFNEADLFIEDARTTAGDIALGTLLNPMMETYKGEDFEKFMVHYYKALNYLNLGQREDAMVEARRISLTSYAQQDKTGNKNNRYSDDAFSLMMQGIIYEQDGDINNAFISYRNAADLFLKNNNLWYGVSLPEQLKQDVLRTANTMGFMDEVQHYSTLLNTTLQPVSKTPGGELVLFWENGLAPVKQEQDFIFALTKDGLGNFTFTDATGTVNVPFIFDDKFINKDSLKASDIRSLRVAFPKYQEQPVFYTRASITANNASYNFESAEDINDLAFATLKERFAKEMAKTLSRLAVKKLAEAAARPKSDDKNKDEKEALATAIQVFSFVTEKADTRNWQSLPHTILYTRIPLQEGANTIQINFTGANQQTKPITLTVQGNGRLQVQNVCTLR, from the coding sequence ATGGCTTTACCTCTTAAACATACGATAAGAGCATTGGGCCTTGCGTGCCCGATGCTCTTGTTATTCTCCTGCGCCACTTACAATAATCGAATTGGTAGTTATTACGACCAGGTGGTAAATAACCAGTTCGATAAAGCGTACCTGTCAATAGACCATAACAAACTATTGCAACGCAGACGCAACAGGTTGCTGTACCTTTTTGAAAAAGGGAAGATGGCCCATTTACTGAAACAATACGACAGCAGCAATGTGTACTTTAATGAGGCCGATCTGTTTATTGAAGATGCCCGCACTACTGCAGGAGATATAGCGCTCGGCACCCTGCTGAACCCCATGATGGAAACTTACAAGGGTGAAGATTTTGAAAAGTTCATGGTGCATTACTATAAAGCCCTTAACTATCTGAACCTTGGTCAGCGGGAGGACGCAATGGTAGAAGCCCGCCGCATTTCCCTTACCAGCTATGCGCAGCAGGACAAAACCGGTAATAAAAACAACCGGTATTCAGATGATGCATTTTCGCTGATGATGCAGGGCATTATTTATGAACAGGATGGCGATATCAACAATGCATTCATTTCCTACAGAAATGCCGCGGACCTTTTTTTGAAAAATAATAACCTGTGGTATGGCGTTAGCCTGCCTGAGCAGTTAAAGCAGGACGTATTACGTACCGCCAACACCATGGGCTTTATGGATGAAGTGCAGCATTATTCCACTTTATTGAATACCACTTTGCAGCCGGTTAGCAAAACCCCGGGTGGCGAGCTGGTGTTGTTTTGGGAAAACGGGCTGGCGCCGGTAAAGCAGGAACAGGATTTCATTTTCGCCCTAACAAAAGACGGGTTGGGCAATTTTACTTTTACCGATGCTACCGGCACGGTGAATGTGCCTTTTATTTTCGACGACAAGTTTATTAATAAGGATAGTTTAAAGGCATCGGACATCCGCTCGTTGCGGGTGGCATTTCCTAAATACCAGGAACAACCGGTATTTTATACCCGGGCAAGCATTACGGCCAACAATGCCAGCTACAATTTTGAAAGTGCCGAAGACATCAATGACCTGGCCTTTGCCACGTTGAAAGAACGGTTCGCTAAAGAAATGGCCAAAACCCTGAGCCGCCTGGCGGTTAAAAAGCTGGCCGAAGCGGCAGCCCGGCCTAAAAGCGACGATAAAAACAAGGATGAAAAAGAAGCGCTGGCCACGGCCATCCAGGTTTTTAGTTTTGTTACCGAAAAAGCCGATACCCGCAACTGGCAGAGTTTACCCCATACTATATTATATACCCGTATTCCCCTGCAAGAGGGCGCCAATACCATTCAGATCAACTTTACAGGGGCTAACCAGCAAACCAAACCCATTACCCTTACGGTACAGGGCAATGGCCGGTTGCAGGTACAGAATGTATGCACCCTGCGGTAA
- a CDS encoding PadR family transcriptional regulator: protein MNIENTQSQMRKGILEFCILSIIRRGEAYPSDIVDEMRGANLQILEGTLYPLLTRLKNAEMLTYRWVESNSGPPRKYFSLTPKGEEFFKELETTWNELANAVNTLASKRESLVSSVNNSPSDNTTYPTETNQPNN, encoded by the coding sequence ATGAATATCGAGAACACCCAAAGTCAAATGCGGAAAGGGATCCTGGAGTTTTGCATTCTTTCAATCATCCGCCGCGGGGAAGCTTACCCGAGTGATATTGTGGATGAAATGAGGGGGGCGAATCTCCAGATCCTGGAGGGAACTCTTTACCCCTTGTTAACCCGGTTGAAGAATGCCGAAATGCTAACCTATAGATGGGTTGAGAGTAACTCGGGCCCTCCCCGCAAATACTTTTCGCTTACACCCAAAGGCGAGGAGTTTTTTAAAGAGCTGGAAACTACGTGGAATGAGCTGGCCAATGCGGTGAATACACTGGCCAGCAAGCGGGAGTCGCTGGTTTCATCAGTCAATAATAGTCCGTCGGATAACACAACATACCCAACAGAAACAAACCAACCCAACAACTAA
- a CDS encoding PspC domain-containing protein, protein MKKVININFQGRVIPIEETAFEILKQYIESLRRYFANEEGRDEIVNDIESRIAELFSETLKKGATCITDADVQAVMASMGRPEDFEAEAGLNENGGTHASGSGTGAGAGAGQQQPGSSSQQSQSTGSAGSYSSPGAGRGRLYRNADDKIIAGVCSGLANYFHIDPVIMRIIFAVLLFTGGSGFLVYIILWVAVPSQSVASNITKRLYRSSDDRVVAGVCGGLAAYFNINTWVPRLIFALPLIIGLFSGVFNWWWGHDSDLWFGPRVVTGSLTSTLFVTYIVLWIAVPIAVTAAEKLEMRGERVDLNSIRDTVKEDLESFRSKAQNWGNEVKQSAQQFGDRAKEFSQSERVKTFTHEASSTARNAGSGIAHIIGVLFKAFFLFIVGVIALALFGVLMGLLFGGAPFMSLKGFLLEGFWQNFFAWATLFLFLGVPVIALITWLIRRIMGVRSKNHYLGYVFGTLWFVGIVCAALLTGSIFRSFKSRGFVEEKLSITQPAKGKLYLEATASNINYSYYSNDWFDWDEDWPLFGANLDSFMLNTVRVDVVKSTDSAFHATKVKFSRGSDPVNARDLAEKINFQTYQTDSVLYLPKGFSISKKERFRNQQVLIVLQVPVGKRFFFDRSISKYNWFDVRYNRHGGFQIDDTWERTYGVETDKEYIMSPDGPKKILDLDPEALRKGEYKDREKEEDKEENKEENDEHKKKHDRKNNESAQKDTTSGYRYHKQTPVKKTDSTQAKVNTSSASVETINEEHSGLLFSPWVVNNAIS, encoded by the coding sequence ATGAAAAAGGTAATCAACATAAATTTCCAGGGCAGGGTGATTCCTATTGAGGAGACTGCTTTTGAAATACTAAAGCAATACATAGAAAGTTTGCGAAGGTATTTTGCAAACGAAGAGGGGCGCGATGAAATTGTAAACGACATTGAAAGCCGTATTGCCGAACTGTTTTCCGAAACATTAAAGAAAGGCGCTACCTGCATCACCGACGCAGACGTACAGGCGGTAATGGCCAGCATGGGCCGCCCTGAAGATTTTGAAGCGGAGGCAGGCCTCAATGAAAATGGCGGCACGCACGCATCAGGTTCAGGTACCGGTGCAGGAGCAGGAGCCGGTCAGCAACAACCAGGCAGCTCTTCGCAACAGTCGCAGTCAACAGGCAGCGCAGGTTCCTATAGCAGTCCCGGTGCAGGCCGCGGCCGGTTGTACCGCAATGCCGATGATAAAATTATTGCCGGTGTATGTAGCGGCCTGGCCAACTACTTCCACATAGACCCCGTGATCATGCGGATCATATTTGCCGTGTTGTTGTTCACCGGTGGTTCAGGATTTTTGGTATACATCATCCTGTGGGTAGCCGTTCCGTCACAATCTGTTGCCTCCAACATCACCAAAAGGTTATACCGCAGTTCAGACGACAGGGTAGTAGCAGGTGTTTGCGGTGGTTTGGCTGCTTATTTCAACATCAATACCTGGGTTCCCCGGCTCATCTTTGCCTTACCATTGATCATCGGGTTATTCTCAGGCGTGTTTAACTGGTGGTGGGGTCATGATTCGGATTTATGGTTCGGCCCACGAGTGGTGACCGGTTCTTTAACCAGCACCTTGTTTGTAACCTATATTGTTTTGTGGATAGCGGTACCCATTGCCGTTACTGCAGCCGAAAAATTGGAAATGCGGGGGGAGCGCGTTGATCTGAACTCAATACGTGATACAGTTAAGGAAGACCTGGAGAGTTTCAGATCTAAGGCACAGAACTGGGGAAATGAAGTAAAACAATCGGCCCAGCAATTTGGCGACCGCGCCAAAGAATTCAGCCAGAGCGAACGCGTAAAAACCTTCACGCACGAAGCATCGTCAACTGCCCGCAATGCCGGCAGCGGCATCGCCCACATCATAGGGGTGTTATTCAAAGCCTTCTTTTTGTTTATTGTTGGGGTAATAGCGCTGGCCCTGTTTGGTGTATTGATGGGGTTGCTTTTTGGCGGTGCGCCGTTTATGTCGCTGAAAGGATTTTTGCTGGAAGGTTTCTGGCAGAACTTCTTTGCCTGGGCAACATTGTTCCTGTTCCTCGGCGTACCGGTGATTGCCCTTATTACCTGGTTGATCCGCCGCATCATGGGCGTACGTTCTAAAAACCATTATCTCGGTTATGTATTTGGCACTTTGTGGTTTGTTGGTATCGTATGTGCCGCCTTACTTACAGGCTCTATCTTCCGCAGTTTTAAATCGCGCGGCTTTGTAGAGGAGAAATTATCAATAACGCAGCCAGCCAAAGGAAAGTTATACCTGGAAGCAACAGCCAGTAACATTAACTATAGTTATTACAGCAACGACTGGTTCGATTGGGATGAAGACTGGCCTTTGTTTGGCGCCAACCTCGATTCGTTTATGTTGAACACCGTTCGCGTAGATGTGGTTAAAAGTACCGACAGCGCTTTTCATGCAACCAAAGTGAAATTCAGCCGCGGCAGCGATCCGGTAAACGCCCGCGACCTGGCCGAAAAGATCAATTTTCAAACCTACCAGACCGACAGTGTATTATACCTGCCCAAAGGATTTTCGATCAGTAAAAAAGAACGGTTCAGAAATCAGCAGGTATTGATTGTTTTACAGGTGCCCGTTGGTAAAAGGTTCTTTTTCGACCGGTCTATTTCAAAATACAACTGGTTCGATGTGCGGTATAACCGTCATGGTGGTTTTCAGATAGATGATACCTGGGAACGTACCTACGGGGTTGAAACAGATAAAGAATATATCATGAGCCCTGATGGTCCTAAAAAAATACTGGACCTGGACCCCGAAGCCTTGCGTAAGGGGGAATATAAGGACCGGGAAAAAGAGGAGGATAAAGAAGAAAATAAGGAAGAAAACGACGAACATAAAAAGAAGCACGATCGTAAAAACAACGAGTCTGCACAAAAAGATACAACCAGTGGCTATCGTTACCACAAGCAAACCCCGGTAAAGAAAACTGATTCCACGCAGGCAAAGGTGAACACTTCATCTGCCAGTGTAGAAACTATCAATGAAGAGCATTCGGGATTATTGTTTTCACCCTGGGTTGTGAACAACGCTATTAGTTAA
- the gcvT gene encoding glycine cleavage system aminomethyltransferase GcvT produces MKNTPFTQKHIALGAKMAEFAGYNMPISYSGINDEHAAVRTNAGVFDVSHMGEFILKGEHALDLIQRVTSNDASKLTAGKAQYSCLPNQEGGIVDDLLVYCIEENKVYMLVVNASNIEKDWNWISQFNTNKVEMHNISDKTCLLAIQGPNATKMLQPLTDIDILNLKYYTFAKGTFAGVDNVVISATGYTGAGGIEIYFEDRDGCAEKIWDAIFNIGTPQGLKPIGLGARDTLRLEMGFCLYGNDIDDTTSPLEAGLGWITKFTKDFTARPIIEKQKAAGVTRKLVGFEMIDKGIPRYHYDIKDAAGNKIGFVTSGTQAPSLQKAIGMGYVNLEHAALDTEIYIGVRDKLLKAKVVKFPFV; encoded by the coding sequence ATGAAGAACACGCCTTTCACGCAAAAGCATATTGCCCTGGGGGCTAAAATGGCGGAATTTGCCGGGTATAATATGCCCATTTCCTATAGCGGTATCAACGACGAACATGCCGCTGTGAGAACCAATGCCGGGGTATTTGACGTAAGCCATATGGGCGAGTTTATTCTGAAAGGCGAGCACGCGCTTGACCTTATTCAACGGGTTACATCCAACGACGCTTCCAAATTAACGGCAGGTAAGGCCCAATACAGCTGTTTACCCAACCAGGAAGGCGGTATCGTAGACGACCTGCTGGTTTACTGCATCGAGGAAAACAAAGTGTATATGCTGGTAGTGAACGCTTCCAACATCGAAAAAGACTGGAACTGGATCTCGCAATTCAATACCAACAAGGTGGAAATGCACAACATTTCCGACAAAACCTGTTTGCTGGCCATTCAGGGACCCAACGCCACCAAAATGTTGCAACCCCTCACAGATATCGATATTCTTAATTTAAAATATTACACGTTCGCCAAGGGCACATTTGCCGGGGTTGATAATGTGGTGATCAGCGCCACCGGTTATACCGGCGCAGGCGGCATTGAAATTTATTTTGAAGACAGGGACGGCTGCGCCGAAAAAATATGGGACGCCATTTTTAACATCGGTACTCCCCAGGGGCTGAAACCAATTGGCCTGGGCGCCCGTGATACCCTGCGCCTTGAAATGGGTTTCTGCCTGTACGGAAACGACATTGACGACACTACATCACCGCTGGAAGCGGGTTTGGGGTGGATCACCAAATTCACCAAAGACTTTACCGCCCGCCCCATTATTGAAAAGCAAAAGGCTGCCGGTGTTACCCGTAAACTGGTTGGGTTTGAGATGATTGACAAAGGCATTCCCCGCTACCATTACGATATTAAGGATGCCGCAGGCAATAAGATCGGGTTTGTTACTTCGGGCACCCAGGCGCCCAGCCTGCAAAAAGCCATTGGTATGGGCTATGTGAACCTGGAGCATGCCGCACTGGACACTGAAATATATATCGGGGTGCGCGACAAGCTGTTGAAAGCGAAAGTGGTAAAGTTTCCGTTTGTTTAG
- a CDS encoding SRPBCC family protein, translated as MPTIHLTTFIAAPIERVFDLSRSIDLHKKSMTDYREEAVAGTITGLINLDETVTWKAKHLMKTRVLQVKVTSMQRPLSFTDEMKKGDFRSMKHEHHFKEIENGTLMIDVFRFEAPFGGLGRFFSSVYLSGYLEKLLEQRNELIKEYAESSKWKHVLDNKQ; from the coding sequence ATGCCTACAATCCATTTAACAACCTTTATTGCCGCACCTATTGAAAGGGTTTTTGATCTGAGCCGTAGCATTGACCTGCACAAAAAATCAATGACCGATTACCGCGAAGAAGCTGTTGCCGGAACCATCACAGGTTTGATAAACCTGGATGAAACGGTAACCTGGAAGGCCAAACACCTGATGAAAACACGGGTGTTGCAAGTGAAGGTCACATCCATGCAAAGACCACTCTCTTTTACCGATGAAATGAAAAAAGGCGATTTCAGAAGCATGAAACATGAGCACCACTTCAAAGAAATTGAAAATGGCACGCTGATGATCGATGTTTTCAGGTTTGAAGCGCCCTTTGGCGGACTGGGAAGATTTTTCAGTAGCGTTTACCTTTCGGGCTACCTGGAAAAACTGCTGGAACAGCGTAACGAACTGATAAAAGAATATGCGGAAAGCAGTAAGTGGAAACACGTTTTAGACAATAAGCAATAG
- a CDS encoding 2-phosphosulfolactate phosphatase → MSNNKPTLYTSLSPALLDLYDINNTIVVIIDVFRATSTIATALYNGAKCIIPVDSVAKCIELGKKIEAITAGERDGKIAEGLEYGNSPFEYSKEFIAGKTLVLTTTNGTKLLHMALERGAGHIITGSFPNLSAICDYLIQQKQPVLLGCAAWKDRVNMEDMLFAGAVIHQVKEHFNINCDSSGIAETMYLNAKSDMYGFIKDKQATHFQRLTNFGLEKDIRYCLTPDIANVLPFYEDGKLVVHNTIDNWQ, encoded by the coding sequence ATGTCAAACAACAAACCGACTCTATACACATCTCTGTCTCCTGCCTTACTTGATTTGTACGATATTAATAATACAATTGTTGTGATCATCGATGTGTTTCGCGCCACATCAACCATTGCTACCGCATTGTATAATGGCGCTAAATGCATTATCCCGGTTGACAGTGTAGCCAAGTGCATTGAGCTGGGTAAAAAAATTGAAGCCATCACTGCCGGTGAACGCGACGGTAAAATAGCAGAGGGGCTGGAGTATGGCAATTCACCCTTTGAATACTCAAAGGAATTTATCGCTGGTAAAACACTGGTGCTTACTACCACCAATGGCACTAAACTGTTGCATATGGCATTGGAGCGGGGTGCAGGCCACATAATAACCGGATCGTTCCCTAACCTGTCGGCCATTTGCGATTATCTTATTCAACAAAAACAGCCGGTACTGCTGGGTTGTGCTGCGTGGAAAGACCGCGTGAATATGGAAGATATGTTATTTGCCGGTGCAGTAATTCACCAGGTTAAAGAGCATTTCAACATTAACTGCGACAGCTCGGGCATAGCAGAAACCATGTATCTGAACGCCAAAAGCGACATGTATGGTTTCATCAAAGACAAACAGGCCACCCACTTTCAGCGACTTACCAATTTTGGGCTGGAAAAGGATATCCGCTATTGTCTTACGCCCGATATTGCCAATGTGCTGCCGTTTTATGAAGATGGTAAACTGGTAGTACACAATACAATAGACAATTGGCAATAG